One Perca flavescens isolate YP-PL-M2 chromosome 9, PFLA_1.0, whole genome shotgun sequence genomic window carries:
- the farp2 gene encoding FERM, ARHGEF and pleckstrin domain-containing protein 2 isoform X1 — MGDIEGSYRVLQTPGIRLGAQFNAGISTLEPGQSLSGNVTSGSKSHGRGELQIRVQGLDDSQEFFDIDPKAIGQVLLSEVFRRGNLIESDYFGLEFQNMQLNWVWLEPTKPVSRQARRPANTLFRLSVKFFPPDPGQLQEEYTRYLFSLQMKRDLMEGRLICTENTGALLASHLVQSEIGDYDDVADRDFLRMTKLLPYQEKVQERIMELHRRHLGQTPAESDFQILEIARKLEMYGVRFHPAADREGTKINLAVAHMGLQVFQGNTKINTFNWSKIRKLSFKRKRFLIKLHPEVHGPHQDTLEFMMASRDQCKIFWKICVEYHSFFRLFDQPQPKSKTILFTRGSSFRYSGRTQKQLVDYARENGAKRTPYQRRNSKIRMSARSLATDVPKQSLSFNDSLRAPGSPYSATVSFYAAHISSVPPRTELQTQPQPFPTLSRSPAPPQHQQLQSPLQATRPPSPPKEEPVKAASPSHYTFQDSVVDSPQLSPFNSKDALCLSPSFQMSTLSLPGQAPSPLQSPILNEVGSNAKLEEEEEGRRKRYPTDKAYFIAKEILTTERTYLKDLEVITVWFRSAVIKENAMPEGLMTLLFSNIDPIYEFHRGFLKELDQRLALWEGRSNAHVKGDYQRIGDVMLRNMCALKEFTSFLQKHNEVLTELEKATKRLKKLETVYKEFELQKVCYLPLNTFLLKPIQRLMHYKLILERLCKHYAPTHRDHDACKEALKEVAEIATQLQSSLIRLENFQKLTELQRDLIGIENLTAPGREFIREGCLYKLTKKGLQQRMFFLFSDMLLYTSKGVTATNQFKVHGQLPLHGMIVEESENEWSVPHCFTIYSAQRTIVVAASSQVEMGKWIEDLNMAIDMAKKSQEKSSIFFDAGLGDHSNRSSDEVSLEQESEDDMNSSRTSLDKQTHHRANTTMHVCWHRNTSVSMSDHSQAVENQLSGYLLRKFKNSNGWQKLWVVFTNFCLFFYKTHQDDFPLASLPLLGYTVSTPDESDSIHKEYVFKLQFKSHVYFFRAESEYTFERWMEVIKSAASTTGRMSLLTPKGGPMEINGN, encoded by the exons CCAAAAGCTATTGGACAGGTCCTCCTCTCTGAGGTTTTCCGGAGAGGCAACCTCATAGAGAGTGATTACTTTGGCCTCGAGTTTCAGAACATGCAGCTGAACTGG gtttgGCTTGAACCCACAAAACCCGTTTCGAGACAAGCTCGAA GACCAGCAAATACGCTTTTTAGACTGTCAGTGAAATTCTTTCCTCCAGACCCCGGTCAGCTGCAAGAGGAGTACACAAG gtaCTTATTCTCGCTGCAGATGAAACGAGATCTGATGGAGGGCAGGTTGATCTGCACAGAAAATACTGGAGCCCTGCTGGCCTCTCACCTCGTCCAGT CGGAGATTGGCGACTACGATGACGTAGCAGACAGGGACTTCCTGAGGATGACCAAGCTGTTGCCTTACCAAGAGAAGGTGCAAGAGAGGATCATGGAGCTCCACCGCAGGCACCT GGGCCAGACTCCAGCCGAATCAGACTTCCAAATCCTGGAGATTGCCCGTAAACTGGAGATGTATGGCGTCCGTTTCCACCCAGCAGCTGACCGAGAAGGCACCAAAATTAATCTGGCTGTTGCTCATATGGGCCTTCAGGTTTTTCAG ggcaacacaaaaataaatactttcaaTTGGTCCAAGATTCGCAAACTGAGCTTCAAGAGAAAACGGTTCCTGATCAAGCTCCACCCAGAGGTTCAT GGCCCCCATCAGGACACTCTTGAGTTTATGATGGCCAGTCGAGACCAATGTAAAATCTTTTGGAAGATCTGTGTGGAATACCACTCATTCTTCCGTTTGTTTGACCAACCCCAACCCAAATCCAAAACTATCCTCTTCACCAGAGGCTCTTCCTTCAGATACAG TGGAAGGACCCAGAAGCAACTTGTGGACTATGCCCGGGAAAATGGAGCAAAGAGAACTCCATACCagag GAGGAACAGTAAAATACGAATGTCTGCTCGCTCCCTAGCCACAGATGTGCCAAAACAG AGCTTGTCATTCAATGACAGCCTCAGGGCCCCAGGCTCCCCCTACTCCGCTACTGTGTCCTTCTACGCAGCGCACATCTCCAGCGTCCCCCCGCGAACAGAACTCCAAACTCAGCCACAGCCTTTTCCCACACTGAGCCGGTCTCCCGCACCTCCCCAGCACCAGCAGCTTCAGTCCCCTCTGCAAGCTACCAGACCCCCCAGCCCTCCGAAGGAAGAACCCGTCAAGGCTGCTTCCCCATCTCACTACACTTTTCAAG ATTCAGTCGTGGACAGTCCTCAGCTCTCACCCTTCAACTCCAAAGATGCCCTCTGCCTGTCGCCCTCCTTCCAGATGTCGACCCTCAGCCTGCCAGGCCAGGCCCCGTCGCCCCTGCAAAGCCCCATCCTAAACGAGGTGGGCAGCAATGCCAAGctagaggaggaggaagagggcaGGAGGAAG CGATATCCCACCGACAAGGCCTACTTCATTGCCAAAGAGATTCTGACCACAGAGCGGACGTACCTGAAAGACCTCGAGGTTATCACTGTG TGGTTTCGCAGCGCTGTGATCAAAGAAAACGCCATGCCCGAAGGCCTGATGACCCTCCTCTTCTCCAACATCGACCCCATCTATGAGTTCCATCGAGGCTTTCTCAAGGAGTTAGACCAGAGGCTGGCTCTCTG GGAGGGACGCTCTAATGCTCACGTCAAAGGGGACTACCAGAGGATTGGTGATGTGATGCTGCGGAACATGTGTGCTCTAAAA GAATTCACCAGCTTCCTGCAGAAACATAATGAGGTGTTAACAGAGCTGGAGAAAGCCACCAAGAGGCTGAAGAAGCTTGAGACGGTCTACAAAGAGTTTGAGCTGCAGAAAGTCTGCTACTTGCCCCTCAACACATTCCTGCTCAAGCCCATCCAACGCCTCATGCACTACAAACTCATCCTGGAGAGACTGTGCAAGCATTATGCTCCCACCCACCGTGATCATGACGCCTGCAAGG AGGCTCTGAAGGAAGTGGCTGAGATAGCCACTCAGCTCCAGAGCAGTCTCATCCGGCTGGAGAATTTCCAGAAGCTAACAGAGCTGCAGAGAGACCTGATTGGTATAGAGAACTTAACCGCGCCAGGCAGG GAGTTCATACGAGAGGGATGTCTGTACAAGCTTACCAAGAAAGGACTGCAGCAAAGGATGTTTTTCCTG TTCTCAGACATGCTCCTCTACACAAGCAAAGGTGTTACAGCGACCAATCAGTTCAAAGTGCATGGCCAGCTGCCCCTTCACGGCATGATC GTTGAGGAAAGTGAAAATGAGTGGTCAGTCCCCCACTGCTTCACCATCTACTCTGCTCAGAGGACCATTGTTGTGGCTGCCAG CTCTCAGGTGGAGATGGGGAAGTGGATTGAGGACCTAAACATGGCTATTGACATGGCCAAGAAGTCCCAAGAGAAATCCAGCATCTTTTTTGACGCTGGACTCGGCGATCACTCAAACC gaTCATCTGATGAGGTTTCTCTGGAGCAGGAGTCGGAGGACGACATGAACTCTTCCCGCACATCTCTGGACAAGCAGACACACCACCGCGCCAACACCACCATGCATGTGTGCTGGCATCGCAACACcagtgtgtctatgtctgatcACAGCCAGGCGGTGGAG AACCAGCTGTCAGGTTACCTCCTGAGGAAGTTCAAGAACAGTAATGGCTGGCAGAAACTCTGGGTTGTTTTCACCAACTTCTGCTTGTTCTTCTACAAGACTCACCAG GATGACTTCCCGCTGGCTAGCCTCCCCCTGCTCGGTTACACGGTCAGCACCCCCGACGAGTCGGACAGCATTCACAAGGAGTACGTCTTCAAGCTGCAGTTCAAGTCCCATGTTTACTTTTTCCGGGCAGAAAGCGAGTACACCTTTGAAAG ATGGATGGAGGTGATTAAGAGCGCAGCCAGCACTACGGGCCGGATGAGCCTGCTCACACCCAAAGGAGGTCCCATGGAGATAAACGGAAACTGA